The following coding sequences are from one Lysinibacillus sp. FSL W8-0992 window:
- a CDS encoding FAD-binding oxidoreductase, which produces MKKVKLTGRIVSPGDPDYDEARTNNNLSLPKFPSKIVFCQRTKDVINALRWVRENNEDFRIRSGRHHYENYSLVNNGLIIDVSEMNNITVNLEDGTARIEAGANLGKVYRTLWEHGMTIPAGTESSVGIVGLTLGGGIGMLSRPFGLTCDHLMEIEMVRASEHLGAELIQASRQVNSDLFWASCGGGGGNFGVVTALTFKLQPISDVTLFAIVWEWDDFEIAFDAWQKWAPFTDERITSQIELKSQEVGEIVVQGLFVGVASELKKLLRPLRKSGSPTEVWIKEVPYIKAVRFFDVASGNQPAFRKRSGSFIEKPFPHVAISKMKQFLADAPNRNASIWQQSLRGAVGQIASSRTAYYYRNALIAQEYITSWENHEDEKENVQWVEDIRRTLSPFTMGDYVNFPDQSIQNWPTAYYGRNFRRLREVKTKYDPYNVFTFPQSIPTIKKWM; this is translated from the coding sequence TTGAAGAAAGTAAAGCTCACAGGAAGAATTGTTAGTCCAGGTGATCCAGATTATGACGAAGCGAGAACAAATAATAATTTAAGTCTGCCGAAATTCCCGAGTAAAATTGTCTTCTGTCAAAGAACAAAAGATGTAATCAATGCTTTAAGGTGGGTCAGGGAAAATAATGAAGATTTTCGAATAAGGAGCGGGCGACATCATTATGAAAATTATTCCTTAGTCAATAACGGTCTAATTATAGATGTGAGTGAAATGAACAACATCACAGTTAATTTGGAAGATGGAACTGCTCGAATTGAGGCTGGTGCTAATCTGGGAAAGGTATACCGTACATTATGGGAGCATGGTATGACAATCCCAGCTGGAACCGAAAGTAGTGTAGGGATTGTTGGCTTAACACTAGGTGGTGGTATTGGCATGCTATCCCGTCCTTTCGGGCTTACTTGCGATCACTTGATGGAAATTGAAATGGTCAGAGCGAGTGAACATCTAGGAGCCGAGCTAATCCAAGCAAGCCGACAGGTGAATAGTGATTTATTTTGGGCTAGTTGTGGCGGCGGTGGGGGCAATTTCGGTGTTGTTACTGCCCTTACGTTCAAGCTTCAACCAATTTCAGACGTTACACTTTTCGCTATCGTGTGGGAGTGGGATGATTTTGAGATTGCTTTTGATGCTTGGCAAAAATGGGCGCCATTTACGGATGAACGCATAACTTCACAAATAGAGCTAAAATCACAGGAAGTAGGCGAAATTGTGGTGCAAGGTTTATTTGTTGGTGTGGCTTCTGAATTAAAAAAGCTTTTGCGGCCTTTAAGGAAAAGTGGTTCACCTACGGAAGTGTGGATAAAAGAAGTACCGTACATTAAAGCAGTACGATTTTTTGATGTTGCAAGTGGCAATCAACCAGCATTCCGCAAAAGATCAGGTTCCTTTATTGAAAAGCCTTTTCCGCATGTGGCAATTTCGAAAATGAAACAATTTTTAGCAGATGCCCCTAATAGAAATGCTAGCATCTGGCAACAGTCGCTAAGAGGTGCTGTAGGTCAGATTGCATCAAGCAGAACTGCCTATTATTATAGAAATGCGCTAATTGCCCAAGAATATATCACTTCATGGGAAAATCATGAAGATGAAAAGGAAAATGTGCAGTGGGTTGAGGATATAAGAAGGACATTATCTCCTTTTACAATGGGGGATTATGTGAATTTTCCAGATCAATCTATTCAAAATTGGCCAACCGCCTATTATGGACGTAATTTTAGACGACTAAGAGAAGTGAAAACCAAATATGATCCTTACAATGTTTTTACATTCCCTCAAAGTATTCCAACGATTAAAAAGTGGATGTAA
- a CDS encoding alpha/beta fold hydrolase, with translation MMDVMERNNVKIIGKGKQPILFAHGFGCDQNMWRYITPAFEEHYQIILFDYVGSGNSDLNAYQSEKYQSLQGYKQDVLDIIETLGLQQVIFIGHSISSMIGLLASIERPDYFEKLVMIGPSPRYLNDGNGYVGGFELSDITEILDMMEMNFSGWASFLAPIAMNNPDSPKLTIELEQTFKSANPVIAREFAEVTFLSDHRGDLIKASVPILIMQCSDDSIVPIEVGEYLHNHLKASTFRLMTAKGHYPHISHPEETIQLITQFL, from the coding sequence ATGATGGATGTTATGGAACGCAATAATGTGAAGATAATTGGAAAAGGGAAGCAGCCGATCCTTTTTGCGCATGGATTTGGTTGCGACCAAAATATGTGGCGCTATATTACGCCAGCTTTTGAGGAGCATTATCAAATTATTTTGTTTGATTATGTTGGTTCAGGTAATTCAGATTTAAACGCTTATCAATCCGAAAAATATCAGTCTCTTCAAGGGTACAAGCAGGATGTTTTAGACATCATTGAGACTCTTGGACTGCAACAAGTCATTTTTATTGGTCATTCGATTAGTTCAATGATTGGTTTGCTTGCATCCATTGAACGCCCTGATTATTTTGAAAAACTAGTGATGATTGGCCCTTCGCCACGGTATTTAAATGATGGAAATGGCTATGTTGGTGGATTTGAGCTGAGTGATATTACAGAAATATTAGATATGATGGAAATGAATTTTTCAGGCTGGGCTAGCTTTCTAGCGCCGATTGCCATGAATAATCCTGATTCTCCAAAACTAACAATAGAGCTTGAACAGACTTTTAAATCTGCTAACCCAGTTATTGCAAGGGAGTTTGCCGAAGTAACGTTCTTATCAGATCATCGAGGCGACTTAATAAAGGCTAGTGTTCCTATTTTAATTATGCAATGTTCGGATGATAGTATAGTTCCAATTGAGGTTGGTGAATATTTGCACAACCATTTAAAAGCAAGTACGTTTCGATTGATGACTGCAAAAGGTCATTATCCTCATATTAGTCACCCAGAGGAAACGATTCAGTTAATTACACAATTTCTGTAA
- a CDS encoding sensor domain-containing diguanylate cyclase yields MDKRLNYAPCGFIAITHDGMMIEVNQTFLEWMGYERVDLLHQHIELLMSKPNKMIFHSYFYPTINLNDRVEELFISLKHCNGTAVPFLLNGRKYLVEETECIDCILVPMKKRIDYELELRSAKKQLEAAYLEKDQALAKLEQLHLEIGKKQDELLNINATLVELSVTDKLTGLKNRRFFQEQLEEQLAIFHESAKPFSLLILDIDHFKKVNDTFGHQVGDEVLAQLAQILNAQARQGDVVARFGGEEFVIILPETDVTTSWTIAEQLRQAVEQAQWQTGSITISIGIATVTEEDTDLTILKKADKALYVSKENGRNRVSTFEYQTPKQF; encoded by the coding sequence ATGGATAAACGATTGAACTATGCACCTTGTGGATTTATTGCCATTACGCATGATGGAATGATGATAGAGGTGAATCAAACCTTTCTGGAGTGGATGGGTTATGAACGGGTGGATTTATTACACCAGCATATTGAATTGCTAATGTCCAAGCCGAATAAGATGATTTTTCATTCTTATTTTTACCCAACTATAAATCTTAACGATCGTGTAGAAGAACTGTTTATCAGTTTAAAACATTGCAATGGTACAGCTGTTCCTTTTCTATTGAATGGCAGGAAGTATTTGGTGGAAGAGACTGAATGTATTGATTGTATTTTAGTACCGATGAAAAAGCGCATTGATTATGAGTTAGAATTACGCTCAGCGAAAAAGCAACTAGAGGCTGCTTATTTAGAAAAGGATCAGGCTTTAGCTAAATTAGAGCAACTGCATTTGGAAATTGGGAAAAAACAAGATGAGCTATTAAACATCAACGCTACATTAGTAGAACTATCCGTTACTGATAAGCTAACAGGATTGAAAAACAGAAGATTTTTTCAAGAGCAGCTTGAGGAGCAGCTAGCTATATTTCACGAATCAGCAAAACCATTCTCTCTTTTAATTTTAGATATCGATCATTTTAAAAAGGTAAATGACACATTCGGACATCAAGTAGGTGATGAAGTCCTTGCCCAATTGGCACAAATTTTAAATGCCCAAGCTCGTCAAGGTGATGTAGTTGCTCGTTTTGGTGGGGAGGAATTTGTCATCATTTTACCTGAAACAGATGTGACTACTTCGTGGACTATTGCCGAGCAATTACGTCAAGCTGTTGAACAGGCACAGTGGCAAACTGGTAGCATCACAATCAGTATCGGTATTGCAACAGTAACTGAAGAGGATACCGATTTGACGATTTTGAAAAAGGCTGATAAAGCTTTGTATGTATCGAAGGAGAATGGAAGAAATAGAGTAAGCACTTTTGAGTACCAGACACCCAAACAATTCTGA